A genomic region of Salinibacter pepae contains the following coding sequences:
- a CDS encoding adenosylcobalamin-dependent ribonucleoside-diphosphate reductase yields MSQNPSSPDSAAADVTAPAESTNGHASNGHRVNTRSGRNGSRQYQLSNSDLITDDRTNDDIFETEISEEVYGQNYQYGTDDRVPDTWYRNARAMAQVEDDTDVWTQRFYQLLSGKGLGTGPFPFTPGGRIFANAGTGLGKATLINCFVSGFQGHDQDSMDEIQAELTRQAKILASEGGYGFCAHIMRPRGARIGGVGSMTPGAVQMLDVWNKQAATIVAGSGMKSDRDDVKDKIRKGAQMVTMGIWHPDIIEFIEAKQEPGRLHKFNMSVLITDAFMEAVKNDDTWALRFPDYENEKEFYKQHWDGNLKAYQEKGGTVKTWKDPATGEPAVYEAREIWNRIMDSTYNRNEPGVIFVDTINKENNLGYVEHINATNPCGEQVLPVGGVCLLGNLNVTQLVDREAGTIDYDLVDDLVPRAVRFLDNVNDLSYVPLEEQQRNLQEKRRIGLGHYGDGSALMMMKTRYGSEEGARVMREFQEHLANRAYQASARLAEEKGAFPLFDKDEYLSSPFVQRLSDKTKEMIGDLGLRNSHLLSIQPTGNTSTLGNAPSSGIEPVFMHSYIRTSEQPALPDGITRPPMSPNAYEVGQDIDADGTAWTAEEQGDETVLRCQEEGHTHWQIHPTRDICKDQEVKDYAVRHMETDGTWDPDADWAVTTRDLDVDDHLTQMKALAPFVDSSMSKTVNVPNDYPFEDFKELYKKAHDTGVIKGVTTYRAGTMSAVLSGDDGDDDRTVPRTEAPDRPETLPCAIHRVRYQGDHWTILVGFLEDHPYEVFAFKSEGEAPLFGDDSERVDEGYIRKNESRHYSLLGPDGTVVIGDITSHMPSDDVRVETRLVSTALRHGSKIDFLVEQLEKAEGSIASFGQSMAKALRAHATDHEVTCDKCGSANVRHVEGCMECADCGHSRCS; encoded by the coding sequence ATGTCCCAAAATCCTTCTTCTCCAGACTCCGCAGCGGCCGATGTGACCGCCCCGGCCGAATCGACCAACGGGCACGCCTCCAACGGCCACCGCGTCAACACCCGGTCGGGACGAAACGGGTCGCGCCAGTACCAGCTGTCCAACAGCGACCTTATCACGGACGACCGGACGAACGACGACATCTTCGAGACCGAGATCTCCGAAGAGGTCTACGGACAAAACTACCAGTACGGCACTGACGACCGGGTGCCGGACACCTGGTACCGCAACGCGCGGGCCATGGCCCAGGTCGAAGACGACACCGACGTGTGGACCCAGCGCTTCTATCAGCTTCTGAGCGGGAAAGGCCTGGGCACCGGCCCCTTCCCCTTCACCCCCGGCGGCCGCATCTTCGCCAACGCGGGCACCGGCCTCGGCAAGGCCACGCTCATCAACTGTTTCGTATCGGGGTTCCAGGGCCACGACCAGGACTCGATGGACGAGATCCAGGCGGAGCTGACCCGCCAGGCCAAGATTCTGGCCTCGGAGGGGGGCTACGGGTTCTGCGCCCACATCATGCGGCCCCGCGGGGCGCGCATCGGGGGCGTCGGATCGATGACGCCCGGCGCGGTGCAGATGCTCGACGTCTGGAATAAGCAGGCCGCCACCATCGTCGCCGGCTCCGGCATGAAGTCCGACCGCGACGACGTGAAGGACAAGATCCGGAAGGGCGCCCAGATGGTGACCATGGGCATCTGGCACCCCGACATCATCGAGTTCATCGAGGCGAAGCAGGAGCCCGGGCGCCTCCACAAGTTCAACATGTCGGTCCTCATCACCGACGCGTTCATGGAGGCGGTCAAGAACGACGACACGTGGGCGCTCCGCTTCCCGGACTACGAGAACGAGAAGGAGTTCTACAAGCAGCACTGGGACGGCAACCTGAAGGCCTACCAGGAGAAGGGCGGCACGGTGAAGACGTGGAAGGACCCGGCCACCGGAGAGCCCGCCGTCTACGAGGCGCGGGAGATCTGGAATCGGATCATGGATTCCACCTACAACCGCAACGAGCCCGGTGTCATCTTCGTCGACACCATCAACAAGGAGAACAACCTGGGCTACGTCGAGCACATCAACGCCACCAACCCGTGTGGCGAGCAGGTCCTCCCCGTCGGCGGCGTGTGCTTGCTGGGCAACCTCAACGTGACGCAGCTCGTGGACCGGGAGGCGGGCACGATCGACTACGACCTGGTCGACGACCTCGTCCCGCGTGCGGTGCGCTTCCTCGACAACGTCAACGACCTCAGCTACGTCCCGCTGGAGGAGCAGCAGCGCAACCTGCAGGAGAAGCGCCGCATCGGCCTCGGCCACTACGGCGACGGCTCGGCCCTCATGATGATGAAGACCCGCTACGGCTCCGAGGAGGGCGCCCGCGTGATGCGCGAGTTCCAGGAGCACCTCGCCAACCGGGCCTACCAGGCCAGCGCGCGCCTCGCCGAGGAGAAGGGCGCGTTCCCGCTCTTCGACAAGGACGAGTACCTGTCGAGTCCCTTCGTCCAGCGCCTCTCGGACAAGACGAAGGAGATGATTGGCGACCTGGGGCTCCGCAACAGCCACCTGCTTAGCATCCAGCCGACGGGCAACACCTCCACGTTGGGCAACGCGCCGTCGAGCGGCATCGAGCCGGTGTTCATGCACAGCTACATCCGGACGTCCGAGCAGCCGGCGCTGCCCGACGGCATCACCCGCCCGCCGATGTCCCCGAACGCCTACGAGGTGGGGCAGGACATCGACGCCGACGGCACGGCCTGGACCGCCGAGGAGCAGGGCGACGAGACGGTGCTCCGCTGCCAGGAAGAGGGCCACACCCACTGGCAGATTCACCCGACCCGCGACATCTGCAAGGACCAGGAGGTGAAGGACTACGCGGTGCGCCACATGGAGACGGACGGCACCTGGGACCCGGACGCCGACTGGGCCGTCACGACCCGCGACCTGGACGTGGACGACCACCTCACCCAGATGAAGGCCCTGGCGCCGTTCGTGGACTCCTCGATGTCCAAGACGGTGAACGTTCCCAACGACTACCCCTTCGAGGACTTCAAGGAGCTCTACAAGAAGGCCCACGACACGGGCGTCATCAAGGGCGTGACCACGTACCGGGCCGGCACCATGAGTGCCGTGCTTTCCGGCGACGACGGGGACGACGACCGGACCGTGCCCCGCACCGAGGCGCCCGACCGCCCGGAGACCCTGCCGTGCGCCATCCACCGCGTGCGGTACCAGGGCGACCACTGGACCATCCTGGTCGGCTTTCTGGAGGACCACCCCTACGAGGTCTTCGCGTTCAAGTCGGAAGGGGAGGCCCCGCTCTTCGGCGACGACAGCGAGCGTGTCGACGAGGGCTACATCCGGAAGAACGAGAGCCGCCACTACTCGCTTCTGGGCCCGGACGGCACGGTCGTGATCGGCGACATCACCAGTCACATGC